One genomic segment of Euwallacea fornicatus isolate EFF26 chromosome 18, ASM4011564v1, whole genome shotgun sequence includes these proteins:
- the Hmt-1 gene encoding ATP-binding cassette sub-family B member 6 isoform X1 codes for MDRSNHSNYSYCPPNASIWQIHVDNGINPCFMDSLTSTIIAGFILLAGTIQLYIYRKYGNEVSPNHLTKSKLYILQMLLTIFIPVLDGIRFILSVTIFENSAIYGYMVTTLVLTVFSFMYSLWVIRVERHYLLPSVPTRGHGVVLLLFWTLVFVCENLIFLNLNKKNWWFQLQGITNKVEMSFFIVRYVACLVLFVLGLKAPGIIQNIDYFNLNDSSRNLPNVEINQSPWKNFWKKMRVLVPFMWPKKDACLQFRVFFCVLLLAGGRVINLYVQIYNKLIVNSLTSDGITKPTFRWDWILIYVAFKFMQGGGTGGMGFLNNLRSFLWIRISQYTTREIEVELFAHLHSLSLRWHLGRKTGEVLRVMDRGTDSINNLLNYIFFSIVPTLIDILIAVVFFCSAFNIWFGIIVFVTMLLYIGVTIWVTEWRTKFIRRMNLADNETRARSVDSLLNFETVKYYGAESYEVDAFRDIIYKYQDEEWKSNVTLNVLNTVQNIIICGGLLAGSLLAAYMVAEKGTLSSGDYVLFATYIVQLYVPLNWFGTYYRSIQKNFIDMENMFDLLKEEKEIIDAPGAGPLVIKKGIVEFSNVSFSYVPERLVLKNITFSVPSGKTVALVGPSGSGKSTIIRLLFRFYDVETGAIAIDSQNIKTVTQESLRRAVGVVPQDTVLFNNSIKYNIKYGRMTATDSDVIEAARGADIHDKILTFPEQYETQVGERGLRLSGGEKQRVAIARTLLKAPAIILLDEATSALDTQTERNIQDSLNRMCANRTTVIVAHRLSTIIHADEILVLKDGEIVERGRHEHLIGQEGVYANMWKQQLESKDGSVENSLEQITTS; via the exons ATGGATCGAAGCAACCATTCTAACTATTCTTACTGTCCACCAAATGCTTCAATTTGGCAGATTCACGTGGACAATGGGATTAATCCTTGTTTTATGGATAGTCTCACCAGTACTATTATTGCCGGATTTATTCTTCTAGCAG GTACCATTCAGTTATATATCTATAGAAAATATGGAAATGAAGTCTCCCCAAATCACCTTACAAAATCCAAACTCTACATTCTGCAAATGCTTTTAACAATATTCATACCAGTGCTTGATGGCATTAGATTCATCCTATCTGTGactatatttgaaaattctgctATTTATGGATATATG GTGACAACTTTAGTACTGACAGTGTTTTCTTTCATGTACTCATTATGGGTGATTAGAGTGGAAAGGCACTATTTACTGCCTTCAGTACCTACTAGAGGTCATGGAGTAGTGCTTTTATTATTCTGGACTCTAGTTTTTGTGTGTGAAAacctgatatttttaaatttgaataagaaGAATTGGTGGTTCCAGCTGCAAGG CATCACAAATAAAGTGGAAATGTCCTTCTTTATAGTTAGATATGTAGCCTGCCTGGTGTTGTTCGTCCTGGGATTAAAAGCCCCAGGAATCATACAAAACATTgattattttaacttaaatgATTCCTCTAGGAACCTGCCTAAT gTTGAAATCAACCAGTCACCATGGAAAAACTTTTGGAAGAAAATGCGTGTTTTGGTGCCCTTCATGTGGCCCAAAAAGGATGCGTGTTTACAATTTAGAGTCTTCTTCTGTGTATTGCTACTAGCAGGAGGCAGGGTTATCAATCTTTACGTTCAgatttataataaacttattG TGAATTCTTTAACTTCGGATGGCATTACAAAACCCACTTTTAGATGGGACTGGATTTTAATATATGTGGCGTTTAAGTTCATGCAAGGCGGTGGTACAGGAGGAATGGGATTTTTGAACAATCTACGCTCTTTTTTGTGGATTCGCATCTCACAGTACACCACCAGAGAGATTGAa GTTGAACTTTTTGCACACTTGCACAGCCTGTCTTTAAGGTGGCACTTGGGAAGGAAAACTGGAGAAGTCCTGCGGGTCATGGACAGGGGCACCGATAGCATAAACAACCTCTTgaactatatatttttctccATAGTGCCCactttaattgacattttaattgCAGTTGTGTTCTTCTGCAGCGCCTTCAATATCTGGTTTGGAATTATTGTATTTGTCACTATGCTTCTGTACATTG GTGTTACTATTTGGGTGACTGAGTGGAGGACGAAATTTATCAGAAGGATGAATTTAGCTGACAATGAAACTAGAGCTAGAAGCGTTGATtctttgttaaattttgaaactgtaaaatattatgGTGCAGAGTCTTATGAAGTGGATGCTTTCAGagatattatatataaatatcag GATGAAGAGTGGAAATCCAATGTAACCTTGAATGTTTTGAACACAGTTCAAAATATCATTATATGCGGAGGGTTGTTGGCTGGAAGTTTGCTTGCCGCATACATGGTGGCGGAAAAGGGTACTTTAAGCTCCGGAGACTACGTGTTATTCGCCACTTATATTGTACAGCTTTATGTGCCTCTTAACTGGTTTGGAACATATTATAG GTCGattcaaaagaattttatcgatatggaaaatatgtttgatttattaaaagaagAGAAAGAGATTATTGATGCCCCAGGGGCGGGGCCTTTGGTAATAAAGAAGGGGATTGTGGAGTTTAGCAACGTCAGCTTCAGTTATGTGCCTGAAAGACTTGTTCTGAAGAATATTACATTTTCAGTGCCTTCAGGGAAAACAGTAGCTTTAGTAG GGCCGTCTGGCAGTGGCAAAAGTACAATAATCCGGTTATTGTTCAGATTTTACGATGTCGAAACTGGCGCTATTGCAATCGATAGTCAGAATATTAAAACCGTCACGCAAGAATCGCTTAGAAGGGCTGTGGGAGTAGTTCCGCAGGACACTGTTTTATTCAACAATTCGATAAA ATACAACATAAAATACGGCCGAATGACCGCCACTGATTCGGATGTTATAGAGGCTGCCAGAGGAGCCGATATTCACGATAAGATATTAACATTCCCTGAGCAGTATGAAACTCAA GTGGGCGAGAGAGGTTTAAGACTGAGCGGGGGTGAAAAACAGAGAGTGGCGATTGCCAGAACTTTACTAAAAGCTCCCGCTATCATTCTTTTGGACGAGGCCACCAGTGCTTTAGACACGCAGACTGAAAGAAATATCCAA GATTCTTTAAATCGAATGTGCGCCAATAGGACTACCGTCATAGTTGCCCATCGACTTTCTACCATCATCCATGCAGACGAAATTCTGGTATTGAAGGATGGCGAGATTGTTGAGAGAGGAAG GCATGAGCATCTGATTGGGCAAGAAGGGGTTTATGCCAACATGTGGAAACAACAGCTGGAAAGCAAAGATGGATCAGTGGAAAACAGCCTGGAGCAGATCACTACGTCGTGA
- the Hmt-1 gene encoding ATP-binding cassette sub-family B member 6 isoform X2 translates to MDRSNHSNYSYCPPNASIWQIHVDNGINPCFMDSLTSTIIAGFILLAGTIQLYIYRKYGNEVSPNHLTKSKLYILQMLLTIFIPVLDGIRFILSVTIFENSAIYGYMVTTLVLTVFSFMYSLWVIRVERHYLLPSVPTRGHGVVLLLFWTLVFVCENLIFLNLNKKNWWFQLQGITNKVEMSFFIVRYVACLVLFVLGLKAPGIIQNIDYFNLNDSSRNLPNVEINQSPWKNFWKKMRVLVPFMWPKKDACLQFRVFFCVLLLAGGRVINLYVQIYNKLIVNSLTSDGITKPTFRWDWILIYVAFKFMQGGGTGGMGFLNNLRSFLWIRISQYTTREIEVELFAHLHSLSLRWHLGRKTGEVLRVMDRGTDSINNLLNYIFFSIVPTLIDILIAVVFFCSAFNIWFGIIVFVTMLLYIGVTIWVTEWRTKFIRRMNLADNETRARSVDSLLNFETVKYYGAESYEVDAFRDIIYKYQDEEWKSNVTLNVLNTVQNIIICGGLLAGSLLAAYMVAEKGTLSSGDYVLFATYIVQLYVPLNWFGTYYRSIQKNFIDMENMFDLLKEEKEIIDAPGAGPLVIKKGIVEFSNVSFSYVPERLVLKNITFSVPSGKTVALVGPSGSGKSTIIRLLFRFYDVETGAIAIDSQNIKTVTQESLRRAVGVVPQDTVLFNNSIKYNIKYGRMTATDSDVIEAARGADIHDKILTFPEQYETQVGERGLRLSGGEKQRVAIARTLLKAPAIILLDEATSALDTQTERNIQDSLNRMCANRTTVIVAHRLSTIIHADEILVLKDGEIVERGRHEHLIGQEGVYANMWKQQLESKDGSVENSLEQITTS, encoded by the exons ATGGATCGAAGCAACCATTCTAACTATTCTTACTGTCCACCAAATGCTTCAATTTGGCAGATTCACGTGGACAATGGGATTAATCCTTGTTTTATGGATAGTCTCACCAGTACTATTATTGCCGGATTTATTCTTCTAGCAG GTACCATTCAGTTATATATCTATAGAAAATATGGAAATGAAGTCTCCCCAAATCACCTTACAAAATCCAAACTCTACATTCTGCAAATGCTTTTAACAATATTCATACCAGTGCTTGATGGCATTAGATTCATCCTATCTGTGactatatttgaaaattctgctATTTATGGATATATG GTGACAACTTTAGTACTGACAGTGTTTTCTTTCATGTACTCATTATGGGTGATTAGAGTGGAAAGGCACTATTTACTGCCTTCAGTACCTACTAGAGGTCATGGAGTAGTGCTTTTATTATTCTGGACTCTAGTTTTTGTGTGTGAAAacctgatatttttaaatttgaataagaaGAATTGGTGGTTCCAGCTGCAAGG CATCACAAATAAAGTGGAAATGTCCTTCTTTATAGTTAGATATGTAGCCTGCCTGGTGTTGTTCGTCCTGGGATTAAAAGCCCCAGGAATCATACAAAACATTgattattttaacttaaatgATTCCTCTAGGAACCTGCCTAAT gTTGAAATCAACCAGTCACCATGGAAAAACTTTTGGAAGAAAATGCGTGTTTTGGTGCCCTTCATGTGGCCCAAAAAGGATGCGTGTTTACAATTTAGAGTCTTCTTCTGTGTATTGCTACTAGCAGGAGGCAGGGTTATCAATCTTTACGTTCAgatttataataaacttattG TGAATTCTTTAACTTCGGATGGCATTACAAAACCCACTTTTAGATGGGACTGGATTTTAATATATGTGGCGTTTAAGTTCATGCAAGGCGGTGGTACAGGAGGAATGGGATTTTTGAACAATCTACGCTCTTTTTTGTGGATTCGCATCTCACAGTACACCACCAGAGAGATTGAa GTTGAACTTTTTGCACACTTGCACAGCCTGTCTTTAAGGTGGCACTTGGGAAGGAAAACTGGAGAAGTCCTGCGGGTCATGGACAGGGGCACCGATAGCATAAACAACCTCTTgaactatatatttttctccATAGTGCCCactttaattgacattttaattgCAGTTGTGTTCTTCTGCAGCGCCTTCAATATCTGGTTTGGAATTATTGTATTTGTCACTATGCTTCTGTACATTG GTGTTACTATTTGGGTGACTGAGTGGAGGACGAAATTTATCAGAAGGATGAATTTAGCTGACAATGAAACTAGAGCTAGAAGCGTTGATtctttgttaaattttgaaactgtaaaatattatgGTGCAGAGTCTTATGAAGTGGATGCTTTCAGagatattatatataaatatcag GATGAAGAGTGGAAATCCAATGTAACCTTGAATGTTTTGAACACAGTTCAAAATATCATTATATGCGGAGGGTTGTTGGCTGGAAGTTTGCTTGCCGCATACATGGTGGCGGAAAAGGGTACTTTAAGCTCCGGAGACTACGTGTTATTCGCCACTTATATTGTACAGCTTTATGTGCCTCTTAACTGGTTTGGAACATATTATAG GTCGattcaaaagaattttatcgatatggaaaatatgtttgatttattaaaagaagAGAAAGAGATTATTGATGCCCCAGGGGCGGGGCCTTTGGTAATAAAGAAGGGGATTGTGGAGTTTAGCAACGTCAGCTTCAGTTATGTGCCTGAAAGACTTGTTCTGAAGAATATTACATTTTCAGTGCCTTCAGGGAAAACAGTAGCTTTA GTAGGGCCGTCTGGCAGTGGCAAAAGTACAATAATCCGGTTATTGTTCAGATTTTACGATGTCGAAACTGGCGCTATTGCAATCGATAGTCAGAATATTAAAACCGTCACGCAAGAATCGCTTAGAAGGGCTGTGGGAGTAGTTCCGCAGGACACTGTTTTATTCAACAATTCGATAAA ATACAACATAAAATACGGCCGAATGACCGCCACTGATTCGGATGTTATAGAGGCTGCCAGAGGAGCCGATATTCACGATAAGATATTAACATTCCCTGAGCAGTATGAAACTCAA GTGGGCGAGAGAGGTTTAAGACTGAGCGGGGGTGAAAAACAGAGAGTGGCGATTGCCAGAACTTTACTAAAAGCTCCCGCTATCATTCTTTTGGACGAGGCCACCAGTGCTTTAGACACGCAGACTGAAAGAAATATCCAA GATTCTTTAAATCGAATGTGCGCCAATAGGACTACCGTCATAGTTGCCCATCGACTTTCTACCATCATCCATGCAGACGAAATTCTGGTATTGAAGGATGGCGAGATTGTTGAGAGAGGAAG GCATGAGCATCTGATTGGGCAAGAAGGGGTTTATGCCAACATGTGGAAACAACAGCTGGAAAGCAAAGATGGATCAGTGGAAAACAGCCTGGAGCAGATCACTACGTCGTGA